In Argiope bruennichi chromosome X1, qqArgBrue1.1, whole genome shotgun sequence, a single window of DNA contains:
- the LOC129959363 gene encoding KRAB-A domain-containing protein 2-like: MKHSAPKKGIVVKPMISSELNPRCQVDLIDLQSNSDGEYKFIMVYQDHLTKFVQLRPLKTKRAEEVAYHVLPIFLTFGAPAILQSDNGREFSNQVISEICAMWKDVKIVQGKPRHSQTQGSVERANQDIQNMLTVWMNDNNTKKWSESLPFVQFAMKTTYHEGIRQSPYEAMFDIKAKRGIASSFLPSEQIASIETEEQLEEIANTFETEEQLEETGNTSEKNLSGGQTENQIPKKNIEEDLQSTTSSHQVLNEKHELISMKKTASKENLLLQATKMLRTSQNQFPPAQIGDTVRIQVPDVDSGRTDNRNVLAVVVGIEDSDFYKLANENGTLKQLYTRNQFKICKEKLLSIDKISFQEIWLREAAAANSRSGGQDYTRCHSKRWCSTNKCSCKSKGLLCNSKCHNSLTRCNK, encoded by the coding sequence ATGAAACACAGTGCACCTAAGAAAGGTATTGTTGTGAAACCAATGATCAGTTCTGAGTTAAACCCAAGATGTCAAGTTGATCTGATAGATCTGCAGTCAAACTCAGATGGTGAATATAAGTTCATAATGGTGTATCAAGATCATTTAACTAAGTTTGTCCAGCTACGACCTTTGAAAACTAAAAGGGCTGAAGAAGTAGCGTATCACgttcttccaatatttttaacatttggtgCTCCAGCAATATTGCAATCAGATAATGGTAGAGAATTCAGTAATCAAGTCATATCCGAAATATGCGCTATGTGGAAAGATGTTAAGATAGTTCAAGGAAAGCCTCGTCACAGTCAAACACAAGGCTCAGTTGAAAGGGCCAATCAGGATATACAGAATATGCTGACTGTATGGATGAACgataacaatacaaaaaaatggtCAGAAAGTTTACCCTTTGTTCAATTTGCCATGAAAACTACATACCACGAAGGAATACGCCAAAGTCCTTATGAAGCCATGTTTGACATTAAAGCGAAAAGAGGCATAGCGTCGTCTTTTTTGCCTAGCGAACAAATCGCAAGTATCGAAACTGAGGAACAACTTGAAGAAATCGCCAATACTTTTGAAACCGAAGAACAGCTTGAAGAAACTGGtaatacttctgaaaaaaatttaagtggTGGTCAAACCGAAAAccaaattccaaagaaaaatattgaagaggACTTGCAATCTACCACGTCTTCACATCAAGTTCTGAATGAAAAACACGagttaatttctatgaaaaaaacgGCCTCGAAAGAGAATCTTCTACTGCAAGCAACAAAAATGTTGCGAACCTCACAAAATCAATTTCCTCCTGCTCAAATTGGTGATACTGTACGAATACAAGTCCCTGATGTCGACAGTGGTCGTACAGATAACCGAAATGTGTTAGCGGTTGTTGTTGGAATAGAAGACTCCGACTTCTATAAACTTGCGAATGAAAATGGTACCCTCAAGCAGCTTTACACACGTAATCAgttcaaaatttgtaaagaaaagctCCTTTCCATAGAtaagatttcttttcaagaaatttggCTGAGAGAAGCAGCTGCAGCTAATTCGAGAAGCGGTGGGCAAGACTATACACGCTGTCATAGCAAAAGATGGTGTTCCACAAATAAATGCAGTTGTAAAAGCAAGGGCCTCTTGTGCAATTCAAAGTGTCATAATAGTTTAACACgttgcaataaataa